A section of the Rhizomicrobium sp. genome encodes:
- a CDS encoding DNA polymerase ligase N-terminal domain-containing protein — MAGLSTYYAKRDFGITREPRGKVAKGKGKSRFVIQRHAATRLHYDLRLELDGVYKSWAVTKTPSLDPAVKRLAVEVEDHPIEYGTFEGTIPEGQYGGGTVQLWDRGTWSPQGDDPEGELKAGHLKFVMDGERMKGKWALVRMRDDPRRPGAKVRHNWLLIKEIDDEAKRGRAGDALAKDVTSVATGRTLDEIAAKSTKVWNSNRSVDENVKALKKTAKKPPAKKKSRPTKRRA; from the coding sequence ATGGCCGGACTATCCACTTACTATGCCAAGCGCGATTTCGGGATCACGCGCGAGCCGCGCGGCAAGGTCGCCAAGGGCAAGGGCAAGTCGCGCTTCGTCATCCAGCGCCATGCCGCGACGCGGCTGCATTACGACCTGCGCCTCGAACTGGACGGGGTCTACAAATCCTGGGCGGTGACCAAGACGCCGTCGCTCGATCCGGCGGTGAAGCGGCTGGCGGTCGAGGTCGAGGATCATCCCATCGAATACGGCACCTTCGAGGGCACGATCCCGGAAGGCCAGTATGGCGGCGGCACGGTGCAGCTCTGGGACCGCGGGACGTGGAGCCCGCAGGGCGACGATCCGGAAGGCGAGCTGAAAGCCGGGCACCTGAAATTCGTCATGGACGGCGAGCGGATGAAGGGCAAATGGGCGCTGGTCCGCATGCGCGACGATCCGCGCCGGCCGGGCGCCAAGGTCCGCCACAACTGGCTGCTCATCAAGGAGATCGACGACGAGGCCAAGCGCGGCAGGGCGGGCGATGCGCTCGCCAAGGACGTGACCTCGGTGGCGACCGGCCGCACGCTGGACGAGATCGCGGCGAAATCGACCAAGGTGTGGAATTCCAACCGCTCGGTCGACGAGAACGTGAAGGCGCTGAAGAAGACGGCGAAGAAGCCCCCCGCTAAAAAAAAGAGTCGGCCGACGAAGCGCCGCGCGTGA